One window from the genome of Gimesia aquarii encodes:
- a CDS encoding lysophospholipid acyltransferase family protein — protein MKIRSRTLLSVLNSFIVIIIRLIFKTTRLEFVGDSIDRCPFADTGSDRYLYSVWHDSVIPPLFCAVEHNSVALISQHRDADTIEAMLKAAGMGAIRGSTTRGGASAIKKLIKLAEGKHIVITPDGPRGPHHKMKPGIIFLASHSGRSVIPTAFTATRYWKFQGSWTSIWIPKPFSKVYYLVGQPIPVPQNISREEMNYYTELVQTKMEDLERELNQLFSDKKDDEDCETVSFKKAA, from the coding sequence TTGAAAATTCGGAGTCGAACTTTATTAAGCGTTCTCAATTCTTTTATTGTCATCATAATTCGATTGATCTTCAAGACCACGCGTCTTGAATTCGTCGGTGATAGTATTGATCGTTGTCCATTTGCTGATACAGGGAGCGACCGGTACTTATACAGCGTCTGGCACGACTCTGTCATTCCACCACTTTTTTGTGCTGTGGAACATAACAGTGTGGCGCTTATCAGTCAGCACCGTGATGCTGATACGATTGAAGCAATGTTGAAGGCCGCTGGAATGGGAGCAATCCGTGGCTCCACAACTCGGGGGGGAGCCAGTGCGATCAAAAAATTAATCAAGTTGGCAGAGGGGAAACATATTGTCATTACCCCTGATGGCCCACGAGGACCTCATCATAAGATGAAGCCTGGTATTATTTTTTTAGCGTCTCATTCAGGGCGATCAGTCATTCCGACTGCATTTACAGCGACACGCTATTGGAAATTCCAGGGAAGTTGGACAAGTATCTGGATTCCTAAACCATTTTCAAAAGTCTATTATCTTGTAGGACAACCCATCCCAGTTCCGCAAAACATTTCGCGTGAAGAGATGAACTACTACACAGAACTAGTTCAGACAAAAATGGAAGATCTGGAACGCGAACTAAATCAGCTTTTTTCAGACAAGAAAGATGATGAAGACTGCGAAACCGTTTCTTTCAAGAAAGCTGCCTGA
- a CDS encoding nucleoside/nucleotide kinase family protein has translation MSLLIAIEGIDGSGKGTQAERLLAKLKQEGIAASLVGFPRYDQTLFGKSIGDFLNGRFGELDEVNPFLASLLYAGDRFESRDHILKMIESTQVVIFDRYIPSNIAHQGAKLSGKERSEFIQWIEQIEYQIFGLPRLDLAILLDLPADYAQKLVAEKQARSYTEKVADLQEADQSYLANVRQVYLHLAEVNQHWRKINSLNENQLRSIEEIGDEIWSLVSSLL, from the coding sequence GTGTCATTGTTAATTGCGATAGAAGGCATTGATGGTTCAGGCAAAGGAACACAGGCAGAGAGACTGCTTGCAAAATTAAAGCAAGAAGGAATCGCTGCAAGCCTGGTCGGTTTTCCCCGCTACGATCAAACACTATTTGGTAAGTCCATTGGAGATTTTTTAAATGGACGTTTCGGAGAACTTGATGAAGTTAATCCGTTCCTTGCATCACTGCTGTATGCCGGAGATCGTTTTGAATCTCGAGACCATATTCTCAAAATGATTGAATCCACGCAGGTCGTTATATTTGACCGCTACATACCTTCTAATATCGCACATCAGGGGGCAAAGCTCTCTGGCAAAGAGCGGAGCGAATTTATTCAATGGATTGAACAAATCGAATATCAGATTTTTGGTTTGCCTCGATTGGATTTGGCGATTCTTTTGGATTTGCCCGCAGACTACGCTCAAAAACTCGTAGCGGAAAAGCAGGCTCGCTCTTATACCGAAAAAGTCGCCGACCTACAGGAAGCTGATCAATCGTACTTAGCAAACGTCAGACAGGTCTACCTGCACCTGGCTGAAGTAAATCAGCATTGGCGAAAAATTAATAGCTTGAATGAAAATCAACTGCGATCCATTGAAGAGATAGGAGACGAAATCTGGTCTCTTGTTTCTTCGTTACTCTGA
- a CDS encoding sigma 54-interacting transcriptional regulator yields MKKGTGRHTRLETRLSSLDTPLFLIDASRKVLFFNQGCEKILEWSADDIIGQTCDYAVDTDPDECESVCNLLCPPPEVFQGNRSEVPRYLLTHGGKTLPCVIHYNPLLDEHSQTKLVLGIIDQIEEPHTLPIASPSQQLHAELAALRLSLRNRFRFSTVVAQNDAMQRTLRQLELAIHSNQPIHFCGESGTGKEHLARVIHFESDQRRKIFIPLECDKLPPRELKQTIGKIFERDYEETMPLEPGVLFLSHVESLARDIQELILSKFQSTTVKDNVRLVTASSFSLSELLDQELILPEFYYLVTTMEIHVPPLRERKEDLELLAQHFLENENRYQEKQVSGFAPGVLSLFHNYFWPANLDELTKIIQSAFQSTSEVVITQESLPLRLKTGIDARRLGPSLSPVIKSLEETLHQVEVEHILRALEQSKNNRTEAARLLGLTRAKLYRRMDALDISCGEELQS; encoded by the coding sequence ATGAAAAAAGGAACAGGACGCCATACTCGTCTGGAAACTCGTTTAAGTTCTCTCGATACGCCTTTGTTTCTGATTGATGCTTCACGAAAAGTTCTGTTCTTTAACCAGGGTTGTGAAAAAATATTGGAATGGTCAGCAGATGATATTATTGGACAGACTTGCGATTATGCGGTAGACACCGATCCCGATGAGTGCGAATCTGTTTGTAATTTGCTGTGCCCTCCTCCCGAAGTATTTCAGGGAAACAGGTCTGAAGTGCCCCGTTATCTACTAACGCATGGCGGCAAAACGTTGCCTTGTGTAATTCATTACAACCCCTTGCTTGATGAACATAGTCAAACGAAGCTGGTACTGGGAATCATAGACCAAATCGAAGAGCCTCATACTCTGCCGATTGCATCTCCATCTCAACAATTACATGCGGAATTAGCGGCGCTACGCCTGTCTTTAAGAAATCGGTTTCGTTTTTCGACGGTCGTTGCACAAAACGATGCCATGCAGCGTACTCTGCGGCAATTGGAACTGGCAATACACAGCAATCAACCAATCCATTTTTGCGGGGAGTCGGGTACCGGGAAAGAACACTTGGCGAGAGTCATTCATTTTGAAAGCGATCAAAGGAGAAAAATATTTATCCCTTTGGAATGCGATAAATTACCACCACGCGAATTGAAGCAAACGATAGGGAAAATTTTTGAAAGAGACTATGAAGAGACAATGCCCTTAGAACCAGGTGTGCTTTTTCTTTCTCATGTTGAGTCCCTGGCGCGAGACATTCAAGAATTGATATTATCAAAATTTCAATCGACAACTGTCAAAGACAACGTTCGGTTAGTAACTGCTAGTTCTTTTTCATTGTCTGAACTCTTAGATCAGGAATTGATCCTTCCTGAATTTTACTATTTAGTTACAACGATGGAGATCCATGTGCCTCCCTTACGAGAGAGAAAAGAAGATCTGGAACTCTTGGCGCAGCATTTCCTGGAAAATGAAAATCGATATCAAGAAAAACAGGTGAGCGGATTTGCTCCCGGGGTGCTGTCTTTATTTCATAATTACTTTTGGCCTGCGAATCTGGACGAGCTAACAAAGATCATTCAATCAGCATTCCAATCGACATCAGAAGTAGTGATTACCCAGGAATCGTTACCTTTGCGACTTAAAACGGGGATTGATGCTCGTCGGCTCGGGCCTTCTTTGTCACCCGTCATCAAATCACTGGAAGAGACTCTTCATCAGGTAGAAGTGGAGCATATTCTTCGGGCTTTGGAGCAATCTAAAAATAACCGAACTGAAGCGGCTAGACTACTTGGGTTAACCAGGGCAAAACTGTACCGTCGTATGGATGCACTAGACATTAGTTGTGGTGAGGAACTTCAGTCGTAG
- a CDS encoding sugar phosphate isomerase/epimerase family protein, with protein sequence MPKLAAFPKAFMDELCISGEMTLRQWIDLAATLDIDGLEFYAGFLEMKDQKFWSEAKKMAMDQGLEIPMMCCSPDFTHPDESFRNEQIEAEKFWMEMTAALGGKYCRVLSGQRRPEVSREAGIQYAVSSIEACLPLAEKLGIILIIENHYKDNYWEYPEFAQMADVFCELVSRIDSPYFGVNYDPSNTILAGEDPLELLARVKHRIVTMHASDRYLIEGTIKDLRKEENSLGYASRLSHGVIGQGLNDYDAIFSQLKEVGFDSWISIEDGINGIKELQKSATFLRAKVSQYWG encoded by the coding sequence ATGCCAAAATTAGCTGCGTTTCCTAAAGCCTTTATGGATGAATTATGCATTTCCGGAGAAATGACACTTCGGCAGTGGATTGATCTGGCAGCCACTCTTGATATTGATGGACTGGAATTTTATGCCGGCTTCCTGGAAATGAAGGACCAGAAATTTTGGTCGGAAGCGAAAAAAATGGCGATGGATCAAGGGTTAGAAATCCCCATGATGTGTTGCTCACCCGACTTTACTCATCCCGATGAATCATTTCGAAACGAACAAATCGAAGCTGAAAAATTCTGGATGGAAATGACGGCAGCCTTGGGAGGGAAATATTGCCGAGTCCTTTCAGGTCAAAGACGTCCGGAAGTCTCGCGTGAAGCAGGCATTCAGTATGCGGTTTCTTCAATTGAAGCTTGTCTTCCTTTGGCTGAAAAATTGGGGATCATATTAATTATTGAAAATCACTACAAAGACAATTATTGGGAGTATCCAGAATTTGCACAAATGGCCGATGTTTTCTGTGAGCTTGTGTCCCGTATTGATTCTCCATATTTCGGCGTCAATTACGACCCAAGTAATACCATCCTGGCAGGAGAAGATCCATTAGAGTTACTTGCGCGAGTGAAACATCGGATAGTCACCATGCATGCAAGCGACCGTTACTTAATTGAGGGCACTATTAAAGATTTACGAAAAGAAGAAAATAGCCTGGGATATGCAAGCCGATTGAGCCATGGTGTCATTGGTCAAGGACTCAATGATTATGATGCAATCTTCTCCCAACTGAAGGAAGTCGGTTTTGACAGTTGGATTAGTATCGAAGATGGAATCAATGGAATAAAAGAATTGCAAAAAAGTGCAACTTTTCTCAGGGCAAAAGTGTCTCAATATTGGGGATAG
- a CDS encoding NAD(P)/FAD-dependent oxidoreductase, with protein sequence MSLKVTNIRLPVEIPEIELATHVAQKLGINTSDVQSYRIIRKSLDARSSHDLCFVYSAEVSVPDELGILRNLREDSSIQKYSAVEFDDPLCGKQPFSERPVIVGSGPAGLLAGYFLALKGYRPLIIERGFPVKERVPEIRRFDKGGDFQNENNYLFGEGGAGCFSDGKLTCRLSGPDVQWVLERFVDCGARSSIIYEHRPHLGSNKLPMICRNFRRKIDEMGGEFRFECRLEGVDVVDGQVQGVMTSSGYLKTAHVILGIGHSARDTYQMLYDLGVPMFRKAFQLGLRIEQPQNQVNEHKYGRQEYFSLLGAADYTMITKGKRDLYTFCMCAGGIVMPSVSEPNMFCTNGMSNSRHDTGYANSGIMTTIYPEEFGSDHPLAGVELQRKYESIAFELGEKNYLCPIQSTRDFLNQRKTESGFRYQGTYQRGVVTANLNSVLPPIVISQIQNGLPIMDQKWRGAFLKNAVLAGPEMRGSSPIRIDRDRQTYQAPEFRGLYPVGEGAGYAGGIVSAAVDGLLSAKKIVEEFEPLELKAS encoded by the coding sequence ATGTCACTTAAAGTAACTAATATTCGTTTGCCAGTAGAAATACCCGAAATAGAGCTTGCCACTCATGTTGCTCAAAAATTGGGGATCAATACTTCAGATGTCCAGAGCTACCGAATCATTAGAAAAAGCCTGGATGCGCGTTCGAGTCACGATTTGTGTTTCGTGTATTCTGCAGAAGTGAGTGTGCCAGACGAATTAGGAATACTCAGAAATCTTCGTGAAGATTCATCGATTCAAAAATATTCAGCAGTTGAATTTGATGATCCCCTCTGTGGCAAGCAGCCTTTTTCTGAACGGCCTGTTATTGTCGGTTCTGGTCCTGCCGGGTTACTTGCGGGATATTTTTTAGCTTTAAAGGGGTATCGCCCGTTAATTATTGAGCGTGGTTTTCCTGTCAAAGAACGTGTACCTGAAATCAGACGTTTTGATAAAGGGGGCGATTTTCAGAACGAAAATAACTACCTCTTTGGAGAAGGTGGGGCAGGTTGTTTCAGTGATGGCAAACTGACCTGTCGGCTTAGTGGGCCTGATGTCCAGTGGGTTCTCGAACGTTTTGTAGACTGTGGAGCGCGGTCTTCAATCATTTATGAACACCGCCCTCACTTAGGAAGTAATAAGCTTCCAATGATATGTCGAAACTTTCGTCGTAAAATAGACGAGATGGGAGGAGAGTTTCGATTTGAATGTCGTTTGGAAGGAGTCGATGTTGTTGATGGCCAAGTACAGGGGGTGATGACATCTTCAGGTTATCTTAAAACAGCTCATGTGATTTTAGGAATCGGCCATAGTGCCCGCGATACTTATCAGATGCTATACGATCTTGGAGTTCCCATGTTTCGTAAAGCATTTCAGTTGGGGCTCAGAATCGAACAGCCTCAAAATCAAGTAAATGAACACAAATACGGTCGCCAGGAGTACTTTTCACTTTTGGGGGCTGCTGACTATACGATGATTACGAAAGGAAAACGTGATCTTTATACTTTTTGCATGTGCGCTGGCGGAATTGTAATGCCCAGTGTTTCAGAACCAAATATGTTTTGTACAAATGGAATGAGTAATTCAAGGCATGATACCGGATATGCTAATAGTGGGATCATGACGACCATCTATCCCGAGGAATTCGGGAGCGACCATCCTCTGGCAGGTGTAGAACTCCAGAGAAAATATGAATCGATTGCTTTCGAGTTGGGAGAAAAAAATTATTTATGTCCCATTCAAAGTACGCGTGATTTTCTTAATCAGCGAAAAACAGAATCAGGTTTTCGATATCAGGGTACATATCAACGGGGAGTGGTCACTGCGAACTTGAATTCAGTACTACCCCCGATTGTGATTTCGCAAATTCAGAATGGATTGCCGATTATGGATCAGAAATGGCGTGGTGCATTTCTGAAAAATGCCGTTTTAGCTGGTCCTGAAATGCGCGGCAGTTCTCCTATTCGAATTGATCGTGACCGTCAGACGTATCAGGCTCCAGAGTTCCGAGGTTTATACCCTGTAGGCGAAGGGGCAGGATATGCCGGCGGTATTGTATCTGCGGCAGTCGATGGCCTTTTGAGTGCTAAAAAAATAGTGGAAGAGTTCGAGCCTTTGGAACTGAAAGCTTCATAA
- the mtaB gene encoding tRNA (N(6)-L-threonylcarbamoyladenosine(37)-C(2))-methylthiotransferase MtaB: MTLTTPKADKTCQLVTLGCKVNQYETQLVKETLEKNGYREASENETADLCVVNTCTVTATGDSKGRKLIRQLSKNNPGTKILVMGCYATRDPKTVSELPDVFEVVTDKRELPDVLERHGIVDMPTGISEFEGRKRAYVKVQDGCILRCTYCIIPKVRPGLQSRSPQDIEEEVRRLVGNGFREIVLTGIHVGHFGVDTTRGKSGLPPFRLWHLFRKLDQIPGDWRMRLSSVETAEINDDFISAAADCEHLCPQFHPSLQSGSDTVLRRMKRRYHVSRFLEKLQMMRERLDNPSFTTDVIVGFPGETDAEFEQTIHACQEAAFMKIHIFPFSARKGTPAATYENQISPEVRQDRCQQLAEVERSLAKNFYQTLIDQNLQVLVERESEDRSGWVRGTDRWYAPVECRGSKVDIGKFVNACGARAHREYLEAERIF, encoded by the coding sequence ATGACACTCACAACTCCAAAAGCTGATAAAACATGCCAATTGGTAACTCTTGGCTGCAAGGTGAACCAATACGAAACTCAGCTGGTAAAAGAAACTCTGGAAAAAAATGGCTATCGCGAAGCATCAGAAAACGAAACAGCAGATCTCTGCGTTGTTAATACGTGTACCGTTACGGCAACAGGGGATTCCAAAGGACGTAAGTTAATTCGTCAGCTCTCAAAGAATAATCCTGGGACGAAAATTCTGGTTATGGGTTGTTATGCAACTCGAGATCCAAAAACGGTCTCAGAATTACCAGATGTATTTGAAGTCGTCACCGACAAACGAGAGCTGCCAGATGTCCTTGAACGGCATGGGATTGTCGATATGCCAACAGGTATCTCTGAATTCGAAGGGCGAAAGCGAGCTTATGTAAAAGTTCAGGACGGATGCATTTTACGTTGCACTTATTGCATCATTCCCAAAGTACGGCCCGGTTTGCAAAGTCGTTCTCCACAAGATATCGAAGAAGAAGTTCGACGTCTGGTGGGAAATGGTTTCCGAGAAATAGTTCTCACGGGTATCCACGTTGGTCATTTTGGTGTAGACACAACACGTGGAAAATCAGGTTTGCCACCATTTCGACTTTGGCACCTGTTTCGAAAGCTTGACCAAATTCCTGGTGATTGGAGAATGCGACTTTCCAGTGTAGAAACCGCGGAAATCAATGATGACTTCATTTCAGCAGCCGCTGATTGTGAACACCTTTGCCCCCAGTTTCATCCTTCACTTCAAAGCGGATCAGACACAGTCCTGCGTCGTATGAAACGGCGATACCATGTCAGTCGATTTCTGGAAAAATTGCAAATGATGCGCGAACGCTTAGATAATCCGTCGTTCACGACTGACGTGATTGTAGGATTTCCTGGTGAAACAGATGCAGAATTCGAGCAAACCATTCACGCCTGTCAGGAAGCAGCGTTCATGAAAATCCATATTTTTCCTTTCAGTGCAAGAAAGGGAACTCCTGCTGCGACTTATGAAAATCAAATTTCTCCTGAAGTTCGCCAGGACCGCTGTCAACAATTAGCAGAAGTCGAACGGAGCTTAGCAAAAAATTTCTATCAAACGTTAATCGATCAAAATCTACAAGTCCTTGTTGAACGAGAATCTGAAGACCGTTCAGGATGGGTGCGTGGTACTGACCGCTGGTATGCTCCCGTAGAATGCCGTGGCTCTAAGGTTGACATTGGCAAATTTGTGAATGCATGTGGTGCCAGAGCGCATCGTGAATACCTCGAAGCAGAACGAATTTTCTAA
- a CDS encoding HEAT repeat domain-containing protein gives MLALPHQAIFFTFLISFTLILSGCGGSNSNNQRSAKSNPFAPSNGNFAPARPQSIKRPKTKQGQQSPSKNSNTISKHKTDTVKKTSKPEVNGTSNQTNIITETSKRTLDSNSPGVAIIVRGVSGDEPVALPILQKEIRSSILNPSTNNLQKQGALTESSQQDFENFVFNKQLVVVVRPVPNDLFAFAQKLNWGKVKDIDLQNRIITVETQLQQLNSTALKKKTAPMQSEPPVKISANTNSLKSNAAENPSKPTMKTPEKKPTNSNDRDLKPRPGEETIDWALRVIAGSSPFAHDTACKELARMKPDDSQLQRVSSVLAATLPLAKEGFRMKEHVNAMAVWYTKEATMAFAVLLADEKSVLVREEIIELLPKINSETTAEVLAGRLSNREDLKDARQALKIMGQIAEKPVIRLLNHPDSSLRIEACKILQSIGTQEAVEALKIRAEVEESNVVKQLLSETQAGIQTKLSNPEK, from the coding sequence ATGCTCGCCTTACCTCATCAAGCAATTTTTTTTACTTTCCTAATTAGCTTTACACTCATTCTATCGGGATGTGGCGGATCCAATTCGAATAACCAACGTTCGGCTAAATCGAATCCATTTGCCCCTTCAAATGGTAATTTTGCACCGGCACGACCGCAGTCAATAAAGCGGCCAAAAACCAAACAGGGGCAACAATCTCCAAGCAAGAACAGCAACACCATTTCGAAGCACAAAACGGATACTGTTAAAAAAACTTCCAAACCGGAAGTCAACGGGACTTCAAATCAAACTAATATTATTACAGAGACTAGTAAGCGAACTTTAGATAGTAATAGCCCGGGAGTTGCCATCATTGTACGTGGTGTTAGTGGAGACGAGCCTGTGGCATTGCCAATTCTTCAAAAAGAGATTCGCTCATCGATTTTGAACCCGTCAACTAACAACTTACAAAAACAGGGCGCTCTTACAGAGTCCTCTCAACAAGATTTTGAGAATTTTGTTTTTAACAAACAACTCGTTGTGGTTGTACGTCCCGTTCCAAATGATCTATTTGCATTTGCTCAGAAGCTCAACTGGGGAAAGGTGAAAGATATCGATTTACAAAATCGAATTATTACCGTGGAGACACAACTTCAGCAGCTCAATTCTACAGCACTTAAGAAAAAAACGGCTCCTATGCAGTCAGAGCCTCCAGTCAAGATATCTGCGAACACGAATTCCTTAAAAAGTAATGCAGCAGAAAATCCTAGTAAACCGACTATGAAAACTCCTGAAAAGAAGCCTACGAATTCTAATGATCGTGACTTAAAACCTCGCCCTGGTGAAGAGACTATCGACTGGGCTTTGCGTGTGATTGCCGGTTCCAGCCCGTTTGCACACGATACTGCCTGCAAAGAACTGGCTAGAATGAAACCAGACGATAGTCAACTTCAGCGTGTTTCATCTGTCTTAGCTGCGACATTACCTTTAGCCAAAGAAGGTTTTCGGATGAAGGAGCACGTCAATGCCATGGCTGTCTGGTACACCAAAGAAGCAACAATGGCATTTGCAGTTCTACTCGCTGATGAAAAATCAGTACTGGTACGTGAAGAAATCATCGAACTTCTACCAAAAATTAACTCGGAAACGACTGCTGAAGTTCTCGCAGGCCGGCTCTCAAATCGAGAAGATTTGAAAGATGCTCGGCAGGCTCTTAAAATCATGGGGCAAATTGCAGAAAAACCGGTAATTCGGTTATTGAACCACCCCGACTCCTCACTGAGGATTGAAGCTTGCAAAATACTGCAATCCATAGGCACTCAGGAAGCAGTCGAAGCTCTTAAAATACGCGCTGAAGTTGAAGAGTCCAACGTCGTCAAACAGCTCCTGTCAGAAACGCAAGCTGGCATTCAAACGAAATTATCAAATCCAGAAAAGTGA
- a CDS encoding zinc-binding dehydrogenase: MSQAEVTQTAVVNFAPEANSVELQEIPIPDFGADEVLLEVSAVGVCGSDLHQWTADHSWPVNYPVVLGHEFAGTVHKTGSLIKNWSEGDRVVSETAAVIDLDNPMSREGRYNLDPTRKGFGYGVNGAMTRFVRVPARCLHRVPEPLPLERAALTEPCCVAFNAVVLNGEIQPGDRVVVFGPGPIGLLCAAMARLQGAEVAVVGLERDKGRLEIAERFYGCQPIVDGLDEWAMETDGLGVNGVVDAAGVSITLKKSLDIVRPGGWISKVGWGPQPLGFSLDPLVQKNIRLQGSFSHNWPIWERVIRLLTTGQLNIEPIIGGTWSLNEWHTAFETMHSGEIVKAVLTP, encoded by the coding sequence ATGAGTCAGGCAGAAGTGACACAAACAGCGGTTGTTAATTTTGCCCCTGAGGCAAATTCGGTTGAGTTACAGGAGATTCCAATTCCTGATTTCGGAGCAGATGAAGTGTTGCTGGAAGTTTCTGCCGTTGGAGTCTGTGGCAGCGATCTCCATCAATGGACGGCCGATCATAGTTGGCCTGTGAATTATCCTGTTGTACTCGGACATGAATTTGCAGGGACCGTTCATAAAACAGGGAGCCTGATTAAAAATTGGTCAGAAGGAGATCGCGTCGTCAGTGAGACAGCAGCGGTGATTGATCTGGATAATCCTATGTCTCGAGAAGGTCGCTATAATCTGGACCCAACACGAAAAGGCTTTGGATATGGTGTTAACGGTGCAATGACTCGATTTGTACGCGTTCCAGCACGTTGTCTTCATCGCGTCCCCGAACCTTTACCATTAGAAAGAGCGGCACTTACTGAACCCTGCTGTGTCGCCTTTAATGCCGTGGTGTTGAATGGAGAGATTCAACCGGGCGACCGTGTTGTCGTGTTTGGACCTGGGCCTATTGGTTTACTTTGTGCCGCCATGGCACGATTGCAGGGAGCTGAAGTTGCTGTTGTTGGTTTGGAACGAGACAAAGGACGCTTGGAAATTGCCGAACGCTTCTACGGTTGCCAACCCATCGTTGACGGACTCGATGAGTGGGCTATGGAAACAGATGGCCTAGGCGTGAACGGTGTAGTCGATGCAGCCGGTGTCTCTATAACACTAAAAAAGTCTTTGGACATTGTGCGACCGGGTGGCTGGATCAGCAAAGTGGGTTGGGGTCCTCAACCCCTGGGTTTTTCTTTAGATCCCTTAGTACAAAAAAACATCCGGCTGCAAGGCAGCTTCAGCCATAATTGGCCCATTTGGGAACGCGTCATTCGATTACTGACAACCGGCCAGTTAAACATAGAGCCGATCATTGGTGGAACCTGGTCATTAAATGAATGGCACACCGCCTTTGAAACCATGCATTCCGGTGAAATTGTGAAAGCAGTACTAACACCATAA
- the ggt gene encoding gamma-glutamyltransferase: MFIKFYGRKSFTNIMLSFTLIIAVFCNPQLGFSETPTTDQQERVYQKAVVAADHPLASAAGIAILKAGGNVVDAAVATSFALSVLRPASCGLGGGGFMVIWDEKQQKSIVIDYRERAPAAATPDMYANLPGSDEQRKLASRQGPLAVAVPGTVAGLCYAVKQYGTLDLKTVIQPAILMARKGVPINDHMRSIQNTMLRRVKNGTLNPKRFQILFDEYLNQGKPWKENDRFFSPQLKSLELIAEKGWFGFYEGPVADAMVKACGKQHGGILTLEDLMKTQPVIRKPLTTNFNGYTILTMPPPSSGGIAIIESFNMIKSLEKELLGHSFGKLQIHSPEQIHLLTEVMKHAYADRAEYLGDADFVPVPIQRLTNQNYANQLASRINAQRTKPLKEYGRYIPPQDAGTSHFSVMDAAGNAVACTETINLTFGSKVVIPEYGIVMNNEMDDFAAISGKPNAFGLIQSKANEIEPGKKPLSSMSPTIVTKDGKAVFSAGASGGPRIISSTLQVLLNMIVYGLPPEQAVEFPRIHHQWMPNDLVLESKLFNQNSSKLKRFGHRIKESSGIAATQAVSRQSDGLRGQSDSRKHGAAAGY, encoded by the coding sequence ATGTTTATAAAATTCTACGGTCGTAAATCTTTTACGAATATCATGTTAAGTTTTACTTTGATCATTGCTGTTTTCTGCAATCCTCAACTCGGATTTTCAGAAACTCCAACTACAGATCAACAGGAACGAGTATATCAAAAGGCGGTTGTCGCCGCAGATCATCCTTTGGCGAGTGCGGCTGGTATTGCCATTCTTAAAGCAGGTGGCAATGTTGTGGATGCAGCCGTTGCTACTTCTTTTGCGCTTTCTGTTCTCAGACCGGCCAGTTGTGGTTTGGGGGGAGGCGGCTTTATGGTGATCTGGGATGAAAAGCAGCAGAAGTCTATCGTCATTGATTATCGGGAACGAGCTCCTGCTGCCGCGACTCCAGACATGTATGCTAACCTACCAGGCAGTGATGAGCAGCGTAAATTAGCCAGCCGTCAGGGACCTTTGGCAGTGGCAGTCCCAGGCACAGTGGCCGGATTATGTTATGCCGTCAAACAATATGGCACATTAGATTTAAAGACCGTGATACAGCCAGCAATTTTGATGGCGAGAAAAGGAGTACCTATCAATGATCACATGAGGTCAATTCAAAATACCATGTTAAGGCGAGTTAAAAATGGAACTTTGAATCCTAAACGATTTCAAATACTGTTTGATGAGTATTTGAATCAAGGTAAGCCCTGGAAAGAAAACGATCGTTTTTTCAGTCCGCAGTTAAAGTCACTCGAATTAATTGCAGAAAAAGGTTGGTTTGGTTTTTACGAGGGCCCCGTTGCTGATGCCATGGTTAAAGCTTGTGGAAAGCAGCATGGAGGCATATTGACGCTTGAGGATTTGATGAAAACTCAGCCAGTCATTCGAAAACCTCTTACTACAAACTTCAATGGATATACAATCTTAACAATGCCTCCACCTTCCAGCGGAGGCATTGCCATAATAGAGTCTTTCAACATGATCAAATCTTTAGAAAAGGAGTTATTAGGGCATTCGTTTGGAAAACTACAAATTCACTCTCCTGAGCAAATTCATTTATTGACAGAAGTTATGAAACATGCCTATGCAGACCGTGCAGAGTACTTGGGAGATGCTGATTTTGTTCCCGTGCCAATTCAACGATTAACAAACCAGAACTATGCAAATCAGCTAGCTTCACGCATCAATGCTCAGCGAACCAAGCCATTGAAAGAGTATGGTCGCTATATTCCACCCCAAGATGCTGGGACCAGTCATTTTTCGGTGATGGATGCAGCTGGAAATGCGGTGGCTTGTACCGAGACAATTAACTTGACATTTGGTAGTAAAGTGGTGATTCCAGAATATGGAATCGTGATGAATAACGAGATGGATGATTTTGCAGCGATTTCTGGCAAGCCCAATGCCTTTGGGTTGATTCAAAGTAAAGCAAATGAAATCGAACCTGGAAAAAAACCACTTTCCAGTATGTCACCTACAATTGTAACTAAGGATGGGAAAGCAGTATTTTCAGCGGGTGCCTCTGGAGGCCCCAGAATTATTTCCAGTACACTTCAGGTTTTACTGAACATGATCGTATATGGATTACCCCCGGAACAGGCCGTCGAATTTCCGCGCATCCACCACCAATGGATGCCAAATGATTTAGTGCTCGAATCAAAACTTTTTAATCAGAATAGTTCCAAGTTGAAGCGATTCGGACATCGTATTAAAGAGAGTTCCGGAATTGCCGCCACTCAAGCAGTATCGCGTCAATCAGATGGTCTACGTGGCCAGAGCGACTCTAGAAAACATGGTGCCGCTGCCGGCTATTGA